A single window of Nicotiana sylvestris chromosome 5, ASM39365v2, whole genome shotgun sequence DNA harbors:
- the LOC104238121 gene encoding uncharacterized protein — translation MLKLKPLIYFPSARPHTVVTEASTVPLQLAGSPVADKNSGFFPVNSRKESPHKIFPNCRRLIHRSRSVSMESAGVNTTTSPSVVKLKVIEATPESFKEFGQVIEASLDGEEFGPRDAQLDLSRGIPRFYIMQLKDRSLGFSNITHHANVTQCLGSIGGNVWYLGVAKPSIVDPADIKGARGADIVQSRCGHFYVPPAVDEVQAFRISGPKFIKLNHGTWHAGPLFTDDKMNFYNLELNNTNVVDHTTHDFIKKNGVVFLLDD, via the exons ATGCTGAAATTGAAGCCATTGATATATTTCCCATCCGCTAGGCCACATACTGTGGTCACAGAAGCTTCAACTGTTCCTCTCCAACTCGCCGGATCTCCGGTTGCCGACAAAAATTCCGGGTTCTTTCCGGTGAATTCACGCAAAGAATCTCCTCATAAAATATTTCCCAATTGCCGTCGCTTAATCCACCGTTCTCGTTCTGTATCAATGGAATCTGCCGGTGTTAATACGACGACGTCGCCGTCCGTCGTGAAGCTGAAAGTTATAGAAGCAACGCCAGAGAGTTTTAAAGAGTTTGGTCAAGTAATTGAGGCGTCCCTTGATGGAGAAGAATTTGGACCTCGTGATGCTCAGCTTGACTTGAGCCGTGGCATTCCCAG GTTTTACATTATGCAGCTTAAAGATAGGTCGCTTGGGTTTTCTAATATAACACATCATGCGAACGTGACACAATGTCTTGGATCTATTGGAGGCAATGTTTGGTATCTTGGAGTTGCTAAGCCATCTATTGTGGATCCAGCTGATATCAAGGGCGCCAGGGGTGCTGATATTGTGCAGTCACGTTGTGGGCACTTTTATGTGCCTCCTGCTGTTGATGAAGTGCAGGCTTTCAGAATTTCAGGTCCAAAGTTTATAAAGCTGAATCATGGTACATGGCATGCTGGGCCACTATTTACAGATGATAAAATGAACTTTTACAATCTGGAGCTGAACAATACTAAT GTGGTTGATCACACAACACATGATTTCATCAAGAAAAATGGGGTGGTTTTCCTACTGGATGATTAG